A part of Cotesia glomerata isolate CgM1 linkage group LG4, MPM_Cglom_v2.3, whole genome shotgun sequence genomic DNA contains:
- the LOC123264057 gene encoding solute carrier organic anion transporter family member 4A1 isoform X4, giving the protein MAGINNPALELSEEISGVADVNETLPKFVEHDVATIKEEIKAEEQLDSQVSVSKSLCGWFSFRPSYLQKFRTAKWALFWLCWAGAMQGMVVNGFINVVITTIEKRFGLNSSETGLIAGGYDIASFVFLIPVSYLGGRSKASKPKYIGVGVLVLGIGSLLFASPHYLSRGNHQADQKSSVSCNRTFISNDETSLSQSKCTQQLDDTVEVGPFSGFYLMIFFIAQLLHGAGAAPFYTLGVTYLDENVSKKMSSVYLGIYYTMAVIGPAMGYVIGGELLKLYTDFLTTDSKTIGMTPDSNVWIGAWWIGFVAATVVCIVVAIPIIAFPPSLPGSEELAKEKVSEAHEKSSGSTTGEAFSKIRELPRALTELLSNPAFFMLNLAGASEGLLIAGFAAFLPKLIENQFSVTASSAALLMGLVTVPAGGGGTFLGGYLIKRWNLPCSGILKFCIFSTAACIIFTLCFGLSCPNLDFAGLTVRYSETDQKIMGLDNKCNSNCGCFTNKFNPICGVDGVTYYSPCHAGCDREIQAEDVKVYQNCSCISSHTSNWTMSNGETVSYEAINTTCTSSCKYLWLFICLAFCNMLMTFLCTMPALAATLRVVRDEQRSFALGIQWIKVRILGTIPAPIIFGALIDDTCILWHETCEGRGACLVYDNYWMSWYMLALAFIGKTASLLFFFLAWWCYIPPGGRKTNSDPDSAPVATILSDGPNGNYTGTENSPSI; this is encoded by the exons ATGGCGGGGATAAATAACCCAGCATTGGAGCTGTCGGAAGAAATA TCAGGAGTTGCGGATGTTAACGAGACCTTACCTAAATTTGTCGAGCACGATGTGGCGACCATcaaggaagaaataaaagcTGAAGAGCAATTAGATTCACAAGTGTCGGTGTCCAAGTCTTTGTGCGGGTGGTTTTCTTTCAGGCCCTCTTATTTGCAGAAATTTAGGACAGCTAAGTGGGCTTTGTTTTGGCTTTGCTGGGCTGGTGCTAtgcaag GAATGGTAGTAAACGGTTTCATAAACGTGGTTATCACGACAATTGAAAAGAGATTTGGATTAAATTCTTCAGAGACAGGACTCATCGCCGGGGGCTACGATATCGCAAGTTTTGTTTTCTTAATACCCGTCAGCTATCTGGGCGGTCGCTCAAAAGCATCCAAGCCCAA aTACATCGGCGTGGGAGTTCTAGTCCTGGGTATCGGAAGCCTGCTCTTCGCCTCGCCGCACTACCTCTCTCGAGGAAACCACCAGGCGGATCAGAAGTCCTCGGTGTCCTGCAATCGCACCTTCATCAGCAATGATGAGACTTCACTGTCG CAGTCCAAGTGCACCCAGCAGCTTGATGACACTGTCGAGGTCGGCCCCTTCAGCGGGTTCTACctcatgatttttttcatcGCCCAACTGCTTCATGGAGCCGGTGCTGCGCCTTTTTACACTCTTGGTGTCACTTATCTCGATGAAAATGTCTCCAAAAAAATGTCTTCTGTTTATTtag GAATTTATTACACCATGGCTGTGATTGGTCCGGCAATGGGATATGTGATTGGCGGAGAGTTACTTAAACTTTACACGGATTTTCTTACTACTGATTCCAAAAC GATTGGTATGACTCCAGACAGCAATGTATGGATTGGAGCCTGGTGGATTGGGTTCGTAGCGGCAACAGTAGTGTGTATTGTCGTCGCTATTCCAATAATTGCCTTTCCACCATCGCTTCCAG GTTCTGAAGAACTAGCGAAGGAAAAAGTCTCGGAAGCTCATGAAAAATCTTCCGGCAGCACAACAGGAGAAGCGTTTTCAAAAATCCGCGAATTGCCTCGCGCTTTAACTGAATTGCTGAGCAACCCCGCGTTTTTTATGCTCAATTTAGCGGGAGCTAGTGAAGGGCTGCTGATAGCTGGGTTTGCAGCTTTCCTTCCTAAACTTATTGAAAATCAGTTTAGCGTAACTGCTAGTTCAGCTGCACTGCTAATGG GATTAGTGACTGTGCCCGCTGGAGGAGGTGGAACTTTTCTCGGtggttatttaataaaacgctGGAATCTTCCATGCTctggaattttgaaattttgcattttttcAACAGCTGCTTGTATTATCTTCACGCTTTGTTTCGGGCTCAGCTGTCCTAACCTAGATTTTGCCGGTCTTACTGTTCGATATTCTGAAACAGATCA AAAAATAATGGGATTAGACAACAAGTGCAACAGTAACTGCGGGtgttttacaaataaatttaacccTATTTGTGGAGTAGATGGCGTTACTTACTACTCACCTTGTCACGCAGGTTGCGACCGGGAAATTCAAGCTGAAGATGTCAAG GTTTATCAAAACTGTTCATGTATCAGCAGCCATACTTCAAACTGGACGATGTCAAATGGCGAAACAGTTTCTTATGAAGCTATAAACACAACCTGCACCAGTAGTTGCAAATATTTGTGGTTATTTATCTGTCTGGCATTCTGTAACATGCTTATGACCTTCTTATGCACGATGCCAGCGCTAGCTGCGACATTAAGAGTCGTTAGAGACGAGCAGCGGTCTTTTGCTCTTGGAATCCAGTGGATTAAGGTTAGAATTCTCGGCACGATTCCAGCGCCAATAATCTTCGGAGCTCTGATTGACGATACTTGCATTTTGTGGCATGAAACTTGCGAGGGTCGAGGTGCGTGTCTGGTCTACGATAATTATTGGATGAGCTG GTACATGCTAGCGCTGGCTTTTATTGGTAAAACAGCTTCCTTACTATTCTTCTTCCTGGCTTGGTGGTGTTACATCCCCCCTGGCGGTAGGAAGACTAATTCAGACCCAGACTCAGCGCCCGTGGCGACCATTTTGTCCGACGGGCCCAACGGGAACTACACCGGGACTGAGAATTCGCcgagtatttaa
- the LOC123264057 gene encoding solute carrier organic anion transporter family member 4A1 isoform X5, protein MRDKFSFSSGVADVNETLPKFVEHDVATIKEEIKAEEQLDSQVSVSKSLCGWFSFRPSYLQKFRTAKWALFWLCWAGAMQGMVVNGFINVVITTIEKRFGLNSSETGLIAGGYDIASFVFLIPVSYLGGRSKASKPKYIGVGVLVLGIGSLLFASPHYLSRGNHQADQKSSVSCNRTFISNDETSLSQSKCTQQLDDTVEVGPFSGFYLMIFFIAQLLHGAGAAPFYTLGVTYLDENVSKKMSSVYLGIYYTMAVIGPAMGYVIGGELLKLYTDFLTTDSKTIGMTPDSNVWIGAWWIGFVAATVVCIVVAIPIIAFPPSLPGSEELAKEKVSEAHEKSSGSTTGEAFSKIRELPRALTELLSNPAFFMLNLAGASEGLLIAGFAAFLPKLIENQFSVTASSAALLMGLVTVPAGGGGTFLGGYLIKRWNLPCSGILKFCIFSTAACIIFTLCFGLSCPNLDFAGLTVRYSETDQKIMGLDNKCNSNCGCFTNKFNPICGVDGVTYYSPCHAGCDREIQAEDVKVYQNCSCISSHTSNWTMSNGETVSYEAINTTCTSSCKYLWLFICLAFCNMLMTFLCTMPALAATLRVVRDEQRSFALGIQWIKVRILGTIPAPIIFGALIDDTCILWHETCEGRGACLVYDNYWMSWYMLALAFIGKTASLLFFFLAWWCYIPPGGRKTNSDPDSAPVATILSDGPNGNYTGTENSPSI, encoded by the exons ATGcgcgataaattttcatttagt TCAGGAGTTGCGGATGTTAACGAGACCTTACCTAAATTTGTCGAGCACGATGTGGCGACCATcaaggaagaaataaaagcTGAAGAGCAATTAGATTCACAAGTGTCGGTGTCCAAGTCTTTGTGCGGGTGGTTTTCTTTCAGGCCCTCTTATTTGCAGAAATTTAGGACAGCTAAGTGGGCTTTGTTTTGGCTTTGCTGGGCTGGTGCTAtgcaag GAATGGTAGTAAACGGTTTCATAAACGTGGTTATCACGACAATTGAAAAGAGATTTGGATTAAATTCTTCAGAGACAGGACTCATCGCCGGGGGCTACGATATCGCAAGTTTTGTTTTCTTAATACCCGTCAGCTATCTGGGCGGTCGCTCAAAAGCATCCAAGCCCAA aTACATCGGCGTGGGAGTTCTAGTCCTGGGTATCGGAAGCCTGCTCTTCGCCTCGCCGCACTACCTCTCTCGAGGAAACCACCAGGCGGATCAGAAGTCCTCGGTGTCCTGCAATCGCACCTTCATCAGCAATGATGAGACTTCACTGTCG CAGTCCAAGTGCACCCAGCAGCTTGATGACACTGTCGAGGTCGGCCCCTTCAGCGGGTTCTACctcatgatttttttcatcGCCCAACTGCTTCATGGAGCCGGTGCTGCGCCTTTTTACACTCTTGGTGTCACTTATCTCGATGAAAATGTCTCCAAAAAAATGTCTTCTGTTTATTtag GAATTTATTACACCATGGCTGTGATTGGTCCGGCAATGGGATATGTGATTGGCGGAGAGTTACTTAAACTTTACACGGATTTTCTTACTACTGATTCCAAAAC GATTGGTATGACTCCAGACAGCAATGTATGGATTGGAGCCTGGTGGATTGGGTTCGTAGCGGCAACAGTAGTGTGTATTGTCGTCGCTATTCCAATAATTGCCTTTCCACCATCGCTTCCAG GTTCTGAAGAACTAGCGAAGGAAAAAGTCTCGGAAGCTCATGAAAAATCTTCCGGCAGCACAACAGGAGAAGCGTTTTCAAAAATCCGCGAATTGCCTCGCGCTTTAACTGAATTGCTGAGCAACCCCGCGTTTTTTATGCTCAATTTAGCGGGAGCTAGTGAAGGGCTGCTGATAGCTGGGTTTGCAGCTTTCCTTCCTAAACTTATTGAAAATCAGTTTAGCGTAACTGCTAGTTCAGCTGCACTGCTAATGG GATTAGTGACTGTGCCCGCTGGAGGAGGTGGAACTTTTCTCGGtggttatttaataaaacgctGGAATCTTCCATGCTctggaattttgaaattttgcattttttcAACAGCTGCTTGTATTATCTTCACGCTTTGTTTCGGGCTCAGCTGTCCTAACCTAGATTTTGCCGGTCTTACTGTTCGATATTCTGAAACAGATCA AAAAATAATGGGATTAGACAACAAGTGCAACAGTAACTGCGGGtgttttacaaataaatttaacccTATTTGTGGAGTAGATGGCGTTACTTACTACTCACCTTGTCACGCAGGTTGCGACCGGGAAATTCAAGCTGAAGATGTCAAG GTTTATCAAAACTGTTCATGTATCAGCAGCCATACTTCAAACTGGACGATGTCAAATGGCGAAACAGTTTCTTATGAAGCTATAAACACAACCTGCACCAGTAGTTGCAAATATTTGTGGTTATTTATCTGTCTGGCATTCTGTAACATGCTTATGACCTTCTTATGCACGATGCCAGCGCTAGCTGCGACATTAAGAGTCGTTAGAGACGAGCAGCGGTCTTTTGCTCTTGGAATCCAGTGGATTAAGGTTAGAATTCTCGGCACGATTCCAGCGCCAATAATCTTCGGAGCTCTGATTGACGATACTTGCATTTTGTGGCATGAAACTTGCGAGGGTCGAGGTGCGTGTCTGGTCTACGATAATTATTGGATGAGCTG GTACATGCTAGCGCTGGCTTTTATTGGTAAAACAGCTTCCTTACTATTCTTCTTCCTGGCTTGGTGGTGTTACATCCCCCCTGGCGGTAGGAAGACTAATTCAGACCCAGACTCAGCGCCCGTGGCGACCATTTTGTCCGACGGGCCCAACGGGAACTACACCGGGACTGAGAATTCGCcgagtatttaa